From the genome of Nicotiana sylvestris chromosome 2, ASM39365v2, whole genome shotgun sequence, one region includes:
- the LOC104226164 gene encoding probable WRKY transcription factor 31 isoform X2 produces the protein MDKGWGLTLESSSDKVGFFKNKPFFGFNLSPRLNNIKGGEMFSGAEFPADEKRPGMVNEVDFFSEKKSIHDVVVKKENSQGNNTMRTDLFVHTGLQLVTANTGISDQSTVDDGISSEVEEKRTKNELAQLQVELERMNTENQRLKGMLTQVTNSYSALQMHLVTLMQQQQQLISRTESPHNHEVVEVKSEEKNQEKDGDIVPRQFMELGPSSAKADPVDEPSQSHSTSEERTHSGSPRNNMEMSRDKAIGREESPESESWVPNKVPKLMNSSKPVEQTTEATMRKARVSVRARSEAPMISDGCQWRKYGQKMAKGNPCPRAYYRCTMAVGCPVRKQVQRCAEDRTILITTYEGTHNHPLPPAAMAMASTTSAAANMLLSGSMPSADGLMNTNFLARTILPCSSNMATISASAPFPTVTLDLTQNPNAMSNYHQRNPATQFQVPLPAGLNHPNFVGSMSAPQMPQVLGQALYNQSRFSGLQVSQDNIHHPSFSDTLSAATAAITADPNFTAALAAAISSIIGGSHPNNGNNPTSGPTSNSNKTSSFSGN, from the exons atggaCAAAGGATGGGGTCTTACCCTTGAAAGTTCTTCTGATAAAGTAGGTTTTTTCAAGAACAAGCCTTTTTTTGGTTTTAACTTAAGCCCAAGATTGAACAATATCAAGGGTGGTGAAATGTTTTCCGGAGCCGAATTTCCGGCTGACGAGAAACGGCCGGGCATGGTTAATGAAGTTGACTTCTTCTCTGAGAAGAAGTCTATTCATGATGTCGTTGTAAAGAAGGAGAATTCTCAGGGTAATAATACTATGAGGACTGATTTGTTTGTACAT ACTGGTTTGCAACTTGTGACTGCAAATACTGGAATTAGTGATCAATCAACAGTAGATGATGGGATTTCATCAGAAGTTGAAGAAAAAAGAACTAAAAATGAG TTGGCACAATTGCAAGTTGAGCTGGAAAGGATGAATACTGAAAATCAACGTCTAAAAGGGATGCTTACTCAAGTTACCAACAGTTATTCTGCACTTCAGATGCATCTTGTTACCCTCatgcaacagcaacaacagcTGATTTCAAGAACTGAAAGTCCACATAACCATGAG GTTGTTGAAGTGAAGTCTGAAGAGAAGAATCAAGAAAAAGATGGGGACATAGTTCCAAGACAATTCATGGAACTAGGTCCAAGTAGTGCGAAAGCTGATCCAGTGGACGAGCCATCTCAATCTCATTCAACATCAGAAGAGAGAACACATTCTGGATCACCTCGTAACAATATGGAAATGTCAAGAGATAAGGCAATTGGCAGGGAAGAAAGCCCAGAATCTGAGAGTTGGGTTCCCAACAAGGTTCCTAAATTGATGAATTCCTCAAAACCTGTTGAACAAACAACAGAAGCAACCATGAGGAAAGCTCGTGTTTCTGTCCGTGCCCGATCAGAAGCTCCCATG ATAAGTGATGGTTGCCAGTGGAGAAAATATGGTCAGAAGATGGCAAAAGGTAATCCATGTCCACGAGCTTATTATCGTTGCACCATGGCTGTTGGTTGTCCAGTGCGCAAACAG GTGCAAAGGTGTGCTGAGGACAGAACAATCTTAATAACAACATATGAAGGTACACATAACCACCCACTACCACCAGCAGCCATGGCTATGGCATCCACCACTTCAGCAGCAGCAAACATGTTGCTGTCTGGTTCAATGCCAAGTGCTGATGGTTTAATGAATACAAATTTCCTAGCAAGGACCATTCTTCCATGTTCATCAAATATGGCAACTATTTCAGCATCAGCTCCATTTCCTACTGTAACATTGGACCTTACTCAAAATCCAAATGCAATGTCTAATTATCATCAAAGAAATCCAGCTACACAATTCCAAGTTCCTTTACCAGCTGGTCTTAATCATCCGAATTTTGTTGGTTCAATGTCAGCTCCACAAATGCCTCAGGTTTTGGGCCAGGCTTTGTATAACCAATCAAGATTTTCAGGTTTACAAGTCTCTCAAGacaatattcaccacccctcATTTTCTGATACACTTTCCGCCGCCACGGCCGCCATCACTGCCGACCCCAACTTTACTGCCGCCCTTGCCGCCGCCATCTCCTCCATCATCGGTGGTTCCCATCCGAACAATGGCAACAACCCCACGTCCGGTCCCACAAGCAATAGCAACAAGACTAGCAGTTTCTCAGGGAACTAA
- the LOC104226164 gene encoding probable WRKY transcription factor 31 isoform X1 yields MDKGWGLTLESSSDKVGFFKNKPFFGFNLSPRLNNIKGGEMFSGAEFPADEKRPGMVNEVDFFSEKKSIHDVVVKKENSQGNNTMRTDLFVHTGLQLVTANTGISDQSTVDDGISSEVEEKRTKNEQLAQLQVELERMNTENQRLKGMLTQVTNSYSALQMHLVTLMQQQQQLISRTESPHNHEVVEVKSEEKNQEKDGDIVPRQFMELGPSSAKADPVDEPSQSHSTSEERTHSGSPRNNMEMSRDKAIGREESPESESWVPNKVPKLMNSSKPVEQTTEATMRKARVSVRARSEAPMISDGCQWRKYGQKMAKGNPCPRAYYRCTMAVGCPVRKQVQRCAEDRTILITTYEGTHNHPLPPAAMAMASTTSAAANMLLSGSMPSADGLMNTNFLARTILPCSSNMATISASAPFPTVTLDLTQNPNAMSNYHQRNPATQFQVPLPAGLNHPNFVGSMSAPQMPQVLGQALYNQSRFSGLQVSQDNIHHPSFSDTLSAATAAITADPNFTAALAAAISSIIGGSHPNNGNNPTSGPTSNSNKTSSFSGN; encoded by the exons atggaCAAAGGATGGGGTCTTACCCTTGAAAGTTCTTCTGATAAAGTAGGTTTTTTCAAGAACAAGCCTTTTTTTGGTTTTAACTTAAGCCCAAGATTGAACAATATCAAGGGTGGTGAAATGTTTTCCGGAGCCGAATTTCCGGCTGACGAGAAACGGCCGGGCATGGTTAATGAAGTTGACTTCTTCTCTGAGAAGAAGTCTATTCATGATGTCGTTGTAAAGAAGGAGAATTCTCAGGGTAATAATACTATGAGGACTGATTTGTTTGTACAT ACTGGTTTGCAACTTGTGACTGCAAATACTGGAATTAGTGATCAATCAACAGTAGATGATGGGATTTCATCAGAAGTTGAAGAAAAAAGAACTAAAAATGAG CAGTTGGCACAATTGCAAGTTGAGCTGGAAAGGATGAATACTGAAAATCAACGTCTAAAAGGGATGCTTACTCAAGTTACCAACAGTTATTCTGCACTTCAGATGCATCTTGTTACCCTCatgcaacagcaacaacagcTGATTTCAAGAACTGAAAGTCCACATAACCATGAG GTTGTTGAAGTGAAGTCTGAAGAGAAGAATCAAGAAAAAGATGGGGACATAGTTCCAAGACAATTCATGGAACTAGGTCCAAGTAGTGCGAAAGCTGATCCAGTGGACGAGCCATCTCAATCTCATTCAACATCAGAAGAGAGAACACATTCTGGATCACCTCGTAACAATATGGAAATGTCAAGAGATAAGGCAATTGGCAGGGAAGAAAGCCCAGAATCTGAGAGTTGGGTTCCCAACAAGGTTCCTAAATTGATGAATTCCTCAAAACCTGTTGAACAAACAACAGAAGCAACCATGAGGAAAGCTCGTGTTTCTGTCCGTGCCCGATCAGAAGCTCCCATG ATAAGTGATGGTTGCCAGTGGAGAAAATATGGTCAGAAGATGGCAAAAGGTAATCCATGTCCACGAGCTTATTATCGTTGCACCATGGCTGTTGGTTGTCCAGTGCGCAAACAG GTGCAAAGGTGTGCTGAGGACAGAACAATCTTAATAACAACATATGAAGGTACACATAACCACCCACTACCACCAGCAGCCATGGCTATGGCATCCACCACTTCAGCAGCAGCAAACATGTTGCTGTCTGGTTCAATGCCAAGTGCTGATGGTTTAATGAATACAAATTTCCTAGCAAGGACCATTCTTCCATGTTCATCAAATATGGCAACTATTTCAGCATCAGCTCCATTTCCTACTGTAACATTGGACCTTACTCAAAATCCAAATGCAATGTCTAATTATCATCAAAGAAATCCAGCTACACAATTCCAAGTTCCTTTACCAGCTGGTCTTAATCATCCGAATTTTGTTGGTTCAATGTCAGCTCCACAAATGCCTCAGGTTTTGGGCCAGGCTTTGTATAACCAATCAAGATTTTCAGGTTTACAAGTCTCTCAAGacaatattcaccacccctcATTTTCTGATACACTTTCCGCCGCCACGGCCGCCATCACTGCCGACCCCAACTTTACTGCCGCCCTTGCCGCCGCCATCTCCTCCATCATCGGTGGTTCCCATCCGAACAATGGCAACAACCCCACGTCCGGTCCCACAAGCAATAGCAACAAGACTAGCAGTTTCTCAGGGAACTAA